The genomic stretch ATCGAACCGGAGGTTCTGCAAAAAAGGAAACCCATCAGAGATATCGCCACTACTGGACGGACGGCCTCATGACCGTTGTACTGACCCTACTTGATGAAGAGGAACCCGATCTCAATCAGATCGCACAGGCTCTTAGACGGCCGTCCCGCCCCCTTTTTCTTGGGCGCAAAAGTTGCCTTCCCTCTCGTCCCCTCCTGGATCCCCATACTCCGATTGTTGAGGGTGAGGACTTGCTTGAAATCCTTCGGCGAGTCCCACGTTGGGTTCGCTCCGTCGGGAAGGATTCTCGACGTCATACGGGTTCAGAAGATCTTCTGCCTGCCTGTTGGCCGGATGAGATCGGGACCCCCTCGGAAATACGCGGCGAATTGAAGCGCGTTTTCGATCTCAGGGACTGGAAGAACCAACTCCCCGCCGGGAGTCGTTGGCGAATGGAAGGTGTGATCGATGTGAAGGAATCCATCGAGGTGAACTGAGATGGGCGTATATGACGTGCATCTAGTGGAGATCACGCTGGATTTTGGAGCCTTGATGCGGTTTTTAAGGGACAAGGGAATGATACCGCGATGGGACGATGAAGACCTAGGATACGGGATCCACACATGGCTCGTATCGGCATTTGGGTCCCTTTCGCCAAAACCGTGGCGCCTCTTTACGACGCGCGGGCGTCCCCCTAAGATCCTGGGGTATGCCCTGCATGACGCGAAGGATCTGCGGGAGCACCTCTTGGCCTATGCCGCCCCGGGGACAATGCGCGTGCTTCTCCAATCGGATCCGGAAACTAGCATCCTGAGCAAACCTATGCCCAGGTTTTTACCCGGGAAATCGCTTGCGTACGAAGTGCTCACGGTTCCCGTGGTCCGAAAGACGACGGTCGACGAAGACGGGGAAGAACGGGGGAAGACGGTCGAGAAAGACCTCTTCCTCCACCATGTCGAAAAACACGGCGGAAGGGCCCAAGAGTCCAGGGCAGAGGTTTACGGGAAGTGGGTCAGGGACCTCCTCGAGAGGGAGTTTCCGGAGACGAAAAAGAGGGCTGTGGACGTTCACGACGCTCGCTTGGAGGGGTTCCGCCTCGTTCGGCAGGTTCGGTATACTCACGGAGAAATGCGGAACCGTAGCCGAATCCTG from Brockia lithotrophica encodes the following:
- the cas5e gene encoding type I-E CRISPR-associated protein Cas5/CasD; translated protein: MKALVLRLDAPMLSFGTTAIDHLGFTDYFPGTALLTGLIGNALGWEHRDFDKLQRLQERLRYAARWDIRPVRMVDYQTVDLGQPKMAEAGWTTRGKPEHRTGGSAKKETHQRYRHYWTDGLMTVVLTLLDEEEPDLNQIAQALRRPSRPLFLGRKSCLPSRPLLDPHTPIVEGEDLLEILRRVPRWVRSVGKDSRRHTGSEDLLPACWPDEIGTPSEIRGELKRVFDLRDWKNQLPAGSRWRMEGVIDVKESIEVN
- a CDS encoding type I-E CRISPR-associated protein Cas6/Cse3/CasE; the encoded protein is MIPRWDDEDLGYGIHTWLVSAFGSLSPKPWRLFTTRGRPPKILGYALHDAKDLREHLLAYAAPGTMRVLLQSDPETSILSKPMPRFLPGKSLAYEVLTVPVVRKTTVDEDGEERGKTVEKDLFLHHVEKHGGRAQESRAEVYGKWVRDLLEREFPETKKRAVDVHDARLEGFRLVRQVRYTHGEMRNRSRILRPQALIRGELTVRDPDTFSLLLEKGVGRHKAFGYGMLLLRPAR